Below is a window of Dromiciops gliroides isolate mDroGli1 chromosome 5, mDroGli1.pri, whole genome shotgun sequence DNA.
GTGAGAATTCTGGGCCTTCTGGGAACTGGGTCAGAGTAAATGGTCCTTTGGAGGTTACAGTGTTGTATGCAGTGGAAAgtgtgctggatttgaagtcagagagtGGAAGGCAAGCGTAGAgaattaacatttataaagcacctactatgggccaggcattgtgctaaaagctttttacaaatattatctcatctgatcctcacaagaatcctgcaaggtaggtgctattatgatctccatttcacaactgaagaacctgaggcaaaatagaggttaagtggacttgggttctaatcctaaccctgatgtttggggcagctagatggcgcagtgcataggACACTAGCCCTGAGGTTGGaaggatctgaactcaaatctcaccttagacacttactagctgtgtgattgccttaaacatctccaatcatcctgatgtatatcttgctactggacccagatggttctggaggagagagtgagggtggtgaccttgcacagcctccttcactttaatccaattcactgcaagtcatgacgtcatctcctgatgtcatgatcctctttgagaatgaaggacaaacaacaacaacaacaacaacctctgaTGTTTATTCTATCTTGTGTGACATTGAATAAGTTCAACTCActtctctggtctcagtttccttgcctgtacaAAGAAGGGGTTGGACCATCTATGGCCTCCATGATCCttcccaggtctaaatctatgatgtcaCTTAGTAAGGGTGAGTGTGGGAATCAAAATCAAAATTAGAGTTGATATTATACGTTTGTTAAGACTATCTAGGCAAGggttttgtatcatggacccctttggcagtctgggtaAGCCAAAATTTACATTTTGTTataaagccaaatgggaaagcatttttaaatgcacaaaatcaaATACTTACAAATACAAGGGAAATTATTTTGGAATACAATTATTTTGGAATAGAGATAGAATTTTTCTCTTATCCAAGTTTATAGCTGGTAGGCTAAGAACCCCTGGATAAAGACTTAGAGCTAGCAACTGAAATGTAAAGGAAGCCATAATGAGATTAGTGGACAGACTAATTTTTCCACAGAAAATCTAGGTGTAGGCATACATGATGGGATTATTTAAGAATggaaatctgggggcagctaggtggagcagtgggggcagctaggtggcacagtggatagagcaccagtcctggagtcaggagtacctgagttcagatccggcctcagatgcttaacgcttactagctgtgtgaccctgggcaagtcacttaaccccaattgcctcactaaaaaaaaaaaaaaaaagaatggaaatctgGGCTATAAGTCTTACTGATGCCTCTTGGATCTTCCTTAGCATTAGAGACCTGCTGTGCCTAAACCTCAATTATTTATATCCTCCTTTCTCTGACTCCATAGCTACTAATATCTACTTTCTTATATGGACTCATatgcattttctctgactgtgtGTCCActtctaattttaatttaatttatttttttttggtggggcaatgagggttaagtgacttgcccagggtcacacagctagttagtgtcaagtgtctgaggctgaatttgaactcaggtactcctgactccagagctagtactctatccactgagccacctagctgcccctcctgtgtGTCCACTTCTAGTACTCagttccccttttcccttctatcCTGTCTCTACATACTCAAAACCACAAAGATATATTATCTAGgtttatttgaaaggaaaaggaaatatacaAATCCATGTACAATTCAGCAGGGTCAGGTAATTAGTAGTATGTGTAAAATCAATATACATAGACTCAGATGGAGTAGTAACCATGTTTTCCAGCCCAATTTCAATTAACATTGTCCCCAAGGAATAGTATGGTCCATGAGCTTCCTTAGACCAGAAGCTCTATACCACAGCTATGGACTCCCTTTGTGGCCCCAAACTAGAATTTCATCTATATTCTCAAAATAAAGATTTCTCATTCCCCCAGCCAATTTTGGGATTTACCTACCTTGACTCTATGGATCATGCTCATTTGTTTAATCTtctcttcttaaatttttcatCCCTTATTTaactgattaaattttttttttttttttagtgaggcaattagggttaagtgacttgcccagggtcacacagctagtaagtgttaagtgtctgaggccggatttgaactcaggtactcctgactccagggccggtgctctatccactgcgccacctagctgcccctatttaactgatttttaaaaacatcatttccCAGTACTGCCTCCTTCCCCTAGAAACCTTCTCTTATAACAAAATACCACGTAGTTAAGCAGGACAAACCAACATGTTGTGCACAAGGGATAATGTGTGAGAGTCCACCACCCATCTGCCAAGAGAAGGAAGGTCTATTTCATCTTTGCTTAATTCTTCCAATCCTAGACTCACTTTCACTCAATCAGGAAGCCTCTTAATTATTGTTGAGTTGGGTTATCAGTGTTTTTATCTGTGTTACATGTTACTTAGTTAGCTACCTGTACTTTTTTCATGTCTCAGAGTGGAGATGGGGCTAGAAATAACTATCATAAATTTGTTTCCTATCAGAACAATTCAACCTGACAATCAAGCTACCTACCCCGAACTCCAGAACACACATGCCCTTTCTTTACAGAAAGGAACTGGGATAAAGGACAGATGAATCCAGCTAGGCTAGGCAGGAAAGGGCTTACATGGAGGTCATTAGCTGAAATCAAATGGGGCTCCTGACTGTATTTCCAAGCAACAAATAGGAAATGGAGCAACCAGTGGgtatgggaagggaagagataagCCAGTTCCTCTCTCTTCATCACATCATCTAGGCTGACCCATAGTTTTGGCAGTAGAGCCAAGCTACAGTCAAGACTGACCAGGAGCCAGCTCCTTTCTCTTTGCCCATTTGTCAGTGGTGGTAATTCATAGTACTTTCAGTTTGTGTGAAACCCAGTCTACCTGAGGAAACAGATAAAATGTAGTGTCCAAAGAGTCTTCAGTATAGTTTGGTAATAGGATGAGAGTGGTTGGGCATCAGTTTGAGGCCAATATCTTTTTTAAAGTCCTCTGCTAACTTATCTTTCTTTGTTCCCTAGTCTGTGGAGTTCCCAGTCAACCATTTATGGAAACCCAGAGGATTTTTGGGGGCAAAAAGGCAGATATTGGCAGTTTCCCATGGCAGGTATTCTTTCAGAATCCAAGAGCTGGTGGAGCCCTCATCGATGAACATTGGGTGTTAACTGCTGCCCATGTGTTAGAGGGGAACTCCAACCCTGTCATGTACATGGGGACTACCTTGGTTAATCCTTCAGCTTTGGAGAATGCCCAGATGCTCGTTGCTGATGGTGTCTTTGTCCATCCGAGATGGACGACTGTTGGTGAGGGAGAAACAAGGAAGAACTTTGACAACGACATTGCACTGGTTCGCCTAAGAGACCCGGTGAAGTTGGGACCTAATGTTTCTCCCATATGCCTGCCAGGCAGTTCACAGGAGTATGACCTCACATATAAGACCCTGGGACTGATCTCAGGCTGGGGTCAAACAAATAGACGTATAAATGTTATTGAACTTAGAGGGGCAAAGTTACCTGTGGTCCCCCTGGAAAAGTGTCGATCAGTAAAGACTAATGACCCCACAATAGATACCAGTACCTACAGTTTTACCGATAACATGGTCTGtgctggaggagagaaggggagtgacaGTTGTAAAGGGGACAGTGGCGGGGCTTTTGCTGTACAGGTCCCTAACGAAGCGAATACCAAATTCTATGTGGCTGGTCTGGTGTCATGGGGACCCAAATGTGGTACTTATGGGATCTACACTAAAGTAAAGAATTACATTTCCTGGATTGAGAAGACCATGCAGGAAAATAGGGTCTCTGATCAAGATTAGTCCATTCTTCTATTACCCGCCTCTCTGGATTGTCATAGCCACACTGCTTTCTTCCCTGCCCAGTATTTCATTGTGACTGGGAGCGACCgaactggtgggggtgggggtggaatgtATTGTTGGGTCTGAAATATCCTTCAGAATGTATTCCTCTGTTGTAATGGCACCTGGTGGGTGATACTCAACTCTATATTCTATTATGACTACTTTTACCTTTGGAGACCTCTTCCTATTAGCTCATGTCATTCCTTTTACTCTTGCCCAATTCTGCCACAATGAGGAACGGCCCAGAAAGAACTCTCTTGCCCCTAGTCCTGAGGCATGCCAGTTCTTACGGCTCTGACGGTAACAGTGACTGATGGAGACACTATTTACCTCCCTTTACCACCTCTTCCCTCCACTCAATGTTATATTTAACGAATCATTCTTAACATCCAGTAATCAGCCACAATAAAGTGCAATTCCATCTCAACTTGGTGTTCCCTCGTTCTTTCACAAGGACTCAGAATCAGGGTCATGGAACCACAGTGGATGTGAAAGAGAGGGGTAATGATTGACAGGAAGTCAGGAATGCCCTTATTTATTCTTGCAGGAATTTAATCAGCCACTCAATCATATTGTTCCTTGAGATCACACTTTACAGAGTATTGTACTAGAGataagggaagaagggggaggtaaAAGAATATCCCCTACCTTGACTCTATAGATCATGCTCATTTCTTTAATCTTCTCTTCTTAATTTTTCATCCCTTAtttagctgatttttaaaaacataatttcccAGTACTGCCTCCTTCCCCTAGAAACCTTCTCTTATAAGAAAAAACTACATAGTTAAGCATGACAAACCAACAAGATGTCCACAAGGGATAATGTGTAACTCATTCCATACTGAGAGTCCACTACCCATCTGCCAAGAGAAGAAAGGTCTATTTCATCATTGCTTAATTCTTCCAATCCTAGACTCATTTTTCACCCAATCAGAAAGCATTTTAATTACTATTGGGTGGGGTTATTAGTGTTTTATTTGTGTTACATGTTACTTAGCTAGCTACCTGCACTTTTTTCATGCCTCAGAGTAGAGATAGGGCTAGAAATAACTATCATAAAGTTGTTTCCTATCAGAACAATTCAACCTGAAAATCAGATAGCTCTGGGAACCTACCTCTAAATTCCAGAACAAACACCCCCTTTCTTTACAGTGACTAAGTGCTTTCTTATATAGAAGTGTTTtataggagaatatatatatatatatatatatatatatatatatacatatatagtgtgtgtgtgtgtgtgtgtgtgcatgtgtgtgaagcaattggggttaagtgacttgcccagggtcacacagtaagtgttaagtgtctgaggctggatttgaactcaggtacttctgactccagggcgggtgctctatccaggagaatatatatttataatcacaTAGTTGACCAAAAGGTGGAGATAattatgacattttttaaaattgagagacataatttctgggtaatttgataattttattgtaaATAAAGCCAGCACATTATTAATAGAAGGATGATCATTTGGCCATCTCCTCTTAGACCAAAGACTCCTCATGGTGGTGGGCTCAGTTTACGTGTCCTTGTAAGAGTAGGTGTTCCTTAGGGAGGCAATCGACTCtgttggttaacaattaatgagaagatgaatattacaatgaaagggtgggctatattacaatgagggtCTTGAAGTAGTGAATTGGatcacccaaatcttggtcaaagagacttatcaatttccatatcatctGTGTGACAAAAGAGAGGATCCACATGTTCCCAGAATTATTTGCGCAAACAATGAGCAGAAATGCACCCATTAGCCTAACCTTAGAATTCCTTCTACTGTCTGATTAGACCCTGACCTAGGTAAATTTGCAAGAGAGATCCCCCAtactggttggtttctggatgatgaagtagagaaggggaaaaaccttggttctaatacaataattagttattaataccaGAGAGGAATAAACATTTCTCACAGAATGTTGACCATAATAAGGTATTTGATTTGTTAGAGCAAAATGCCATCTTAAAGCCTCCCCTCCAAAGGGTATCCCATACATATAtcaaagattccttgaaagatgataacaataaaagtaattttattcATTAACTCTTTGATGATTAATATCAATTTTAGCATTGTTTAATGGCTAAAAGTCATGGAATACCCCAGTGTCTGAAGAATTAATGTTGAGGATCACTCAAGGGCAACAGGGAGGTGAATTGTGGGCATGAGTAGGTGACAATACATTACCAATGAAGAAGATTGTAAGAAAATGGCAAGTGATCAGAAAAGTAGGTGGTGCAATTGAGTGGTGGGAGCAAGCCTGCAAGCTGCAAGGACTGTGTAGAGAAGTAGGGGAGGGTTTCCAGTTCACCCAGTGGATCTCCTATGGAGAATTTATGGGAGGATAGGAACCAAAGTCATACAGGATGAGCAGTCAAGGATGGGTTGCCATCAGAGAGAGGATCCACATCATTGAGATCACAGTTGCATTTAAGTATTAAATTACAAAActgacacccccccaaaaaaaggaaattgctcAAGAAAGTAAAATTGCtcaatttcataataaaaatatgaatcagAAAAATGACTTCCCATAGTTCCCTCAATCTCAAGCAGGTCATGCAGACTATCTACTCCAGATactttttcttcctgaaataccattaaaaaacaaacaaaccaggggcagctaggtggtgcagtggataaagcaccggccctgaattcaggaggacctgagttcaaattcgacctcagacacttgacacttactagctgcgtgaccctgggcaagtcatttaaccctcattgccccgccaaaaaacccaaaaaactttcTTACTTCTTTATGCTCCATCAGATCAGCTGTAGTCTGACCTCGATCTGCACACACCACGCAACGTGAATTCACTCTCCTTTTTCATACCTCCACTTCTAGCATTCAGCATATCCATGATGCCCCTTAAAAGTGACTACCATCTCACCCCATCTgtcaatgaatgaatgtatgtccCAATGAGCTTCCAATAAAACAttcaaaatactttttgaaaacccaggtttacatttttttaaaaatgaaagtattaggggcggcagtggataaagcactggccctggattcaggagtacctgagttcaaatctggcctcagacacttgacacttactagctgtgtgaccctgggcaagtcacttaaccctcattgccccgcaaaaaaaaaaaaaaaagaaagaaagaaagaattttattattttccagttacatgtagagatagttttcaacatttgtttttataatatttccaatttcaaatttttctccatccctcccctccaggTTTACATTTTAACAGAGAAATTGTGAACCCTGATTTGGGATCACCCTGCATGTTCCCTTTTCATACCTTGGTCAGACATACCCTTCCTTGATGTGTGCTTAGATTATCTTCCTATTATATTTTCAGACATGGGAAAGTAGGCATATGTCAGTAATTGTGAGTATTCTTTTGGTCAGTTTTTTGGAGGGTAATCATAATGcctaaggcttttttttcttttttttctaaatttttcttttaaaaaagttttaataattcctttttcttgattgggaggtgggggaggtgtggagagacttgaggcaggcagacctatCAGTGGGCTATGCAATGGtccagacatgaggtgatgagggtctgcattAGAGTGgtaacagtgtcagaggaaagggaTCATATCTGAGAGATGTTCAGAGTTGAAATTGATGGGCCTTGGCAATAGCTTAGATATGGGGAGGGGGtgtgtgagagatagtgaggaataccagatgattcctaggttgtgagcctgagggactgggaagatggtgttgcctTCTATAATAACAGGAAGACAGGAGTGCAAGTGGGTTTAAGGGGAAAGTTCTGATGAAGAGGTACTCTGAGTCCCCTGCCCCACTTTGATAGCTTCTTGTAGCCAGAAAGGCTTTGTTTTTAAAACCAGTCagactggggggcagctgggaggcgcagtggataaagcactggccttggattcaggaggacctgagttcaagtccagcctcagagacttgacacttaactagctgtgcaaccctgagcaagtcacttaaccctcattgccctgcaaaaacaaaaaccaaccaaacaaaaaaaccagactGAGTCGTTCTCTTTcaaactttccttctttcctatgcCCTCCTTCCTGCTACTGTACAGATGGTAAAGAGCACAGTTC
It encodes the following:
- the C1S gene encoding complement C1s subcomponent isoform X4, with product MKNCGVNCSGNMFTDLTGEITSPNYPNLYPENSHCDYRVFLEKGFQVVVTIKREDFDVEAGDAGDCPDSLLFTAGGQQFGPYCGNGFPGQQIIETKDNVLDIVFRTDETGQKKGWKLRYYGDPMPCPQEFTANSVQDPVKAKYVFKDTVKITCLEGFEVVEGRVSSTSFISTCQSNGQWSNSNLKCKPVDCGSPEPIKNGKVDDTGDTSFGAVIQYTCNEPYYYMKTEGTGEYHCAADGTWMNKALGVELPQCAAVCGVPSQPFMETQRIFGGKKADIGSFPWQVFFQNPRAGGALIDEHWVLTAAHVLEGNSNPVMYMGTTLVNPSALENAQMLVADGVFVHPRWTTVGEGETRKNFDNDIALVRLRDPVKLGPNVSPICLPGSSQEYDLTYKTLGLISGWGQTNRRINVIELRGAKLPVVPLEKCRSVKTNDPTIDTSTYSFTDNMVCAGGEKGSDSCKGDSGGAFAVQVPNEANTKFYVAGLVSWGPKCGTYGIYTKVKNYISWIEKTMQENRVSDQD